In Solobacterium moorei, a single genomic region encodes these proteins:
- a CDS encoding helix-turn-helix domain-containing protein: MLTKNSHMSYSDRQIIETGIENGSTKQAIATTLGKDKSTIGKEIKLHRFLAYKCNLPLECANYKRCKHERHCTLNCIDYVPFKCTRRDKSPGACNGCGNYRSCRYDKYRYSALDAQHDYQMTLTSSRQGVNATVNDIKQLGELLLPLIKKGQSIYSILQSHKEIKLSEKTIYNYIENGVFQDVGVSIGAIDPKRVVRRKMPKQKRNTYKPRKDNRYLIGRKYADFLIYMEKNPNARVVEMDTVYNDVSNGPFLQTFKFRQYDLLICIYQTVKDSLHMLDGILLLEKILGKEMFEKEVEVILTDGGSEFVLAEEAEIREDGTRRTRMFYCDSMASWQKGSLENVHLLVREICPKGCDLHALGLTSQEKANLISIHINSYPKEKLHGRSSIQLLHFYNEEMAKKLYDFGITEIPPDEVILKPYLLK; encoded by the coding sequence ATGTTAACGAAGAATTCGCACATGTCTTATTCAGATAGACAGATCATCGAAACTGGTATCGAAAATGGTTCTACCAAACAAGCTATCGCTACTACCCTTGGTAAAGACAAATCAACTATAGGAAAAGAAATCAAACTACATCGCTTCCTTGCATACAAATGTAATCTGCCTCTAGAGTGTGCTAACTACAAACGCTGTAAACATGAACGCCATTGTACTCTGAATTGTATCGATTATGTCCCTTTCAAATGTACTCGCAGGGACAAGTCACCAGGAGCTTGTAATGGATGTGGAAACTATCGCTCTTGTCGCTATGACAAATATCGATACTCTGCCCTTGATGCACAGCACGACTACCAGATGACACTTACATCTTCACGACAAGGTGTCAATGCGACAGTAAATGATATCAAGCAGCTCGGTGAACTCTTATTACCATTGATTAAGAAAGGTCAGTCCATCTACTCTATTCTTCAAAGCCACAAAGAGATCAAGTTATCAGAAAAGACGATATACAACTATATCGAAAATGGTGTCTTCCAAGATGTGGGTGTATCGATCGGTGCCATCGACCCGAAACGTGTCGTAAGACGAAAGATGCCCAAACAAAAGCGCAATACATACAAGCCACGTAAAGACAATCGATACCTGATAGGAAGAAAGTACGCTGACTTCTTGATATACATGGAAAAGAATCCAAATGCCAGGGTCGTAGAAATGGATACGGTATACAACGACGTGTCCAACGGTCCTTTCCTACAGACCTTCAAATTCAGACAGTATGACCTGTTGATATGTATCTATCAAACCGTAAAGGACTCCTTACATATGTTGGATGGGATCCTATTATTGGAAAAGATATTAGGAAAAGAAATGTTCGAAAAAGAAGTCGAGGTCATATTAACAGACGGAGGAAGTGAATTCGTCCTAGCTGAAGAAGCTGAGATACGTGAAGATGGAACACGTAGGACACGCATGTTCTACTGTGATTCAATGGCCTCTTGGCAGAAAGGAAGTCTAGAGAACGTACATCTATTGGTAAGAGAGATATGCCCAAAGGGATGTGATCTCCATGCATTGGGACTTACATCACAAGAAAAGGCAAATCTCATCAGTATCCATATCAATTCATATCCAAAAGAAAAGCTGCACGGAAGATCATCCATACAGCTGCTCCATTTCTACAACGAAGAAATGGCCAAGAAACTCTATGATTTTGGAATTACCGAAATCCCACCAGACGAAGTAATTCTAAAACCATATCTTCTAAAGTAA
- a CDS encoding IS3 family transposase, protein MFKRTEEAAFRGRRKNERTALVINSLRQKFKLKDLLLYTGMSKATYMYWQKRFDRENPDKEIEENIQEIRANNKDYGYRRIVGELRNNGYTINKKKVQRIIQKLHLQVTSYTRKSRKYSSYRGTVGRVAPNRIHRRFKTHIPHQKITTDTTEFKYYEVDKKGHMTIHKLYLDPFMDMCSGEILSYEIGKRPSAENVMNALEKAITITTDCPYRRTFHSDQGWAYQMNAYTRRLKEERIFQSMSRKGNCLDNSVMENFFGLIKQEIYYGVMYYSFDELKLKIERFINYYNEQRIKEKLGWMSPVQYRQHLLAS, encoded by the coding sequence ATTTTTAAAAGAACTGAGGAGGCTGCGTTTAGAGGACGAAGAAAGAATGAGAGAACGGCACTCGTCATCAACAGTCTCCGACAAAAGTTCAAGCTAAAAGACCTTCTCTTATATACCGGAATGTCAAAAGCGACATATATGTATTGGCAAAAGAGATTTGATAGAGAAAATCCTGATAAAGAGATTGAAGAAAACATACAAGAAATTCGTGCAAATAATAAGGATTATGGCTACCGTAGAATCGTTGGAGAACTTCGCAACAATGGATATACCATTAATAAAAAGAAAGTACAGAGAATCATACAAAAGCTTCACTTACAGGTAACGTCTTATACTCGCAAAAGCAGAAAATACAGTTCTTATAGAGGAACAGTTGGAAGAGTTGCGCCTAATAGAATTCACAGACGCTTCAAGACACATATACCGCATCAGAAAATAACAACAGATACAACTGAATTCAAGTATTATGAAGTCGATAAAAAGGGTCATATGACAATACATAAGCTTTATCTAGATCCATTTATGGATATGTGTAGTGGTGAGATACTTAGTTACGAAATTGGTAAGAGACCTTCTGCAGAAAACGTGATGAATGCCTTGGAGAAAGCTATTACAATCACTACAGACTGCCCATATAGAAGAACATTTCATTCTGATCAAGGATGGGCATATCAGATGAACGCTTATACACGTAGATTAAAAGAAGAAAGAATCTTCCAGAGTATGTCTCGAAAAGGAAACTGCCTTGATAACTCAGTTATGGAAAATTTCTTTGGACTGATTAAACAAGAAATATACTATGGAGTCATGTACTATAGTTTCGATGAACTGAAGTTAAAAATAGAAAGATTTATAAATTATTACAATGAGCAACGAATAAAAGAAAAGCTAGGATGGATGAGTCCTGTTCAATACAGACAACATCTTCTAGCTTCATAA
- a CDS encoding transposase: MTKHSFEFKKKIVLEYLNGKGGILYLSKKYGLGSKSQLHKWVKNYKAFGNDGLLRSRENEVYSFEMKLSIVELYLTSEITYQELAIQNGIKNPATIGNWVNRFRIAGPDALKSRRKGRRKAMDKTDRKTQNKLVEEASVNTSVEHIKKLEDELLRLRIENAFLKELRRLRLEDEERMRERHSSSTVSDKSSS, from the coding sequence ATGACAAAACACAGTTTTGAATTCAAGAAAAAAATAGTTTTAGAATATTTGAATGGTAAAGGAGGAATTCTATATCTTTCTAAAAAATATGGATTAGGCTCTAAATCCCAGCTACACAAATGGGTGAAAAACTATAAAGCATTTGGAAATGATGGTTTATTGCGCTCACGAGAAAATGAAGTTTATTCTTTCGAAATGAAACTTTCTATTGTAGAGTTGTATTTAACAAGTGAAATCACATATCAAGAGTTGGCTATACAGAATGGCATTAAGAATCCAGCTACGATTGGCAACTGGGTTAATCGCTTTCGTATAGCAGGTCCTGATGCGTTAAAATCACGTCGGAAGGGGCGAAGGAAAGCTATGGATAAGACAGATAGAAAGACTCAAAACAAACTCGTAGAAGAGGCATCCGTTAATACAAGTGTAGAACATATAAAGAAATTAGAAGATGAACTTCTTCGGTTAAGAATAGAGAATGCATTTTTAAAAGAACTGAGGAGGCTGCGTTTAGAGGACGAAGAAAGAATGAGAGAACGGCACTCGTCATCAACAGTCTCCGACAAAAGTTCAAGCTAA
- a CDS encoding IS30 family transposase: MTSTYKQLSFDERLIIQNLLSDPNITLKMIALTLNRSPKAIRYEITHHLRIVVRANTHNKCGRQNQCNRTRLCTHCLQGRCKFCKHDNCNDLCSDFISSPICKHTSRFPYVCNNCPDAKTCKLPKVFYMADVAQKQRDDNVSSWKEGPKKSEAQMKMIVDAFEKGVKQNLSPDIIIHNNQLDISVSTAYRYIHFRHMGAIINVDLKRQVKYKTRSSSKHVVIPINYDWLEGRRYEDYLERIENEDVSINIWQMDTILGKQGDEEKCVLSLLHTRSNLQLYFLLKEKSMLAVQRAFEIIKDVLGPELFSMTFPIILTDNGSEFHDPLSLETDAYTGEKLISIYYCKAGRSDQKGKCEKNHEHFRECVPKGKSMNALTQKDINYVSDMVNNYPRRSLNYNSPIDIAALSLNKKVLSLNKLTHLNIKQVKLTPIIH, encoded by the coding sequence ATGACTAGCACATACAAACAGCTTTCTTTTGACGAACGACTCATTATTCAAAATCTGTTGTCTGATCCTAACATCACGCTCAAGATGATTGCCCTTACTCTTAACAGGAGTCCCAAGGCCATTCGCTATGAGATAACACACCATCTTAGAATTGTCGTCCGTGCCAATACTCATAATAAGTGTGGTAGACAAAATCAATGTAATCGCACAAGGTTATGTACTCACTGTCTACAAGGTCGTTGTAAGTTCTGTAAACATGATAACTGCAATGATCTATGTTCCGATTTCATCTCTTCACCAATATGCAAACATACATCTCGTTTCCCCTATGTCTGCAACAATTGCCCAGATGCCAAAACCTGCAAGTTGCCAAAGGTATTCTATATGGCCGATGTTGCCCAAAAACAGAGGGATGACAATGTCAGTAGTTGGAAGGAAGGACCAAAGAAATCAGAAGCACAAATGAAGATGATTGTCGATGCCTTTGAGAAAGGCGTCAAACAGAACCTTTCACCAGACATCATCATACACAACAATCAGTTGGACATATCAGTATCTACCGCATATCGTTATATTCATTTTCGTCATATGGGCGCCATCATCAATGTAGACCTCAAGCGTCAGGTCAAATATAAAACACGCTCTTCCAGCAAACATGTCGTGATACCAATCAACTATGATTGGCTTGAAGGCAGAAGATATGAAGACTATCTCGAACGTATCGAGAATGAAGATGTTTCCATCAATATATGGCAAATGGATACAATACTCGGCAAGCAAGGCGATGAAGAGAAATGTGTCCTTTCACTCCTGCATACAAGATCGAATCTACAGTTATATTTTCTGTTAAAGGAAAAAAGCATGTTGGCTGTCCAGCGTGCATTCGAAATCATCAAGGATGTACTGGGACCTGAACTATTTTCTATGACCTTTCCAATCATTCTTACTGACAATGGCTCTGAGTTCCACGATCCTCTAAGTCTAGAGACCGATGCATATACAGGAGAAAAACTAATATCCATCTACTACTGCAAGGCCGGAAGAAGTGATCAGAAAGGTAAATGTGAGAAGAACCATGAACACTTTAGAGAATGTGTTCCAAAGGGAAAGAGTATGAATGCATTGACCCAGAAGGACATCAACTATGTGTCTGACATGGTAAACAATTATCCTCGTAGATCCTTAAACTACAATTCACCTATCGATATCGCCGCTCTATCACTAAACAAAAAGGTGTTAAGTCTTAACAAGTTGACTCACCTCAACATCAAACAAGTTAAGCTTACACCTATCATCCACTAG
- a CDS encoding metallophosphoesterase family protein, producing MKILVISDYVNPYLYEYYTPNKLKDIDFIISCGDLPAKYLEFLVTVANKPLFYVHGNHDTAYLQHAPDGCVDIDGRVYDYKGLRIAGLGGSMKYHDSPYMYSESEMQKRINRFKPSLWIAKGLDILVTHSPAYGYGDMTYLPHTGFSCFNDLLEKNLILQKCATKSPF from the coding sequence ATGAAGATACTTGTCATCAGTGATTATGTCAATCCATATTTATATGAATACTACACGCCGAATAAACTGAAGGATATTGATTTCATCATATCTTGCGGAGACTTACCGGCAAAATATTTAGAATTTCTCGTCACAGTCGCAAATAAACCGCTATTCTATGTTCACGGCAATCATGATACGGCATATTTACAGCATGCACCGGATGGCTGTGTTGATATTGACGGACGTGTATATGATTATAAAGGTTTGCGTATTGCCGGTCTTGGCGGAAGTATGAAATATCACGATTCACCATATATGTACAGTGAATCTGAAATGCAAAAAAGAATTAACAGATTCAAACCAAGTCTATGGATCGCAAAAGGATTGGATATTTTAGTAACACACTCTCCTGCTTATGGCTATGGCGATATGACATACTTACCGCACACCGGTTTTTCCTGCTTTAATGATTTATTAGAAAAAAACCTTATTTTGCAGAAGTGTGCTACCAAATCCCCATTTTAA
- a CDS encoding ISNCY family transposase — MKKIILTPMEENKYNIIKELVDHSGNKRRAALKLNCSIRTINRLITRYKSEGKSSFSHGNRGRLPSNTFSLETKNKIIELYLNEYLDANITHFSEIVQMDLGISISDTTIRNWLSEHDVLSPKAHRKTKKQLKERLTKRLDQTTSTKARNAINEQIESIEDDTPHSRRSRSKYMGEMIQMDASSYEWIPGEIWHLHLAVDDATGTAVGAHFDIQETLRGYYNVFHQILVDYGIPALFYTDKRTVFEYRKKTKAFDDEDTFTQFSYACHNLGVEIKTTSIAQAKGRIERLNQTFQSRLPVELRRARITCMADANKFLKSYLKEFNARFALHLNSTNSVFEVQPDIETINQTLAIISSRIVDQGNCIKFKNKYWMAYDKEHNRIPLRPKMEVLVIESFDQKIFVNAMDTLYILEEVQVFEENSGEFDNIIETPEKKKVYIPPISHPWRKYSYQLFTKKQNYYSSANVR; from the coding sequence ATGAAAAAGATTATATTAACCCCTATGGAAGAAAACAAATACAACATTATTAAAGAACTGGTTGATCATTCTGGCAATAAACGCCGTGCGGCATTAAAACTAAATTGTTCTATTCGTACTATCAACCGCCTGATTACACGTTATAAGTCTGAAGGCAAATCCTCATTTTCACATGGTAATCGTGGACGATTACCATCAAACACATTCTCACTGGAAACGAAAAACAAAATCATTGAACTCTATCTTAACGAGTATCTTGATGCCAACATCACTCATTTCAGTGAAATCGTCCAGATGGACCTCGGCATCTCCATCAGTGACACCACTATTAGAAACTGGTTATCAGAACACGATGTCTTGTCCCCAAAGGCCCATCGAAAAACCAAGAAACAATTAAAGGAACGTTTGACAAAACGATTAGACCAAACAACATCTACAAAGGCCAGAAACGCAATCAATGAACAAATCGAATCAATTGAAGATGATACGCCTCATTCACGAAGATCTAGATCCAAATATATGGGAGAGATGATTCAAATGGACGCTTCAAGCTACGAATGGATTCCTGGCGAGATATGGCATCTACACCTAGCTGTAGATGATGCGACCGGTACTGCTGTGGGAGCCCACTTTGATATACAGGAGACCCTACGTGGCTATTACAACGTTTTCCATCAGATACTAGTCGACTATGGCATACCCGCTCTATTCTATACGGATAAACGAACCGTATTTGAATACAGAAAGAAAACCAAGGCCTTCGACGACGAGGATACCTTCACACAGTTCTCCTACGCCTGCCATAACCTTGGTGTCGAAATCAAAACAACGAGCATCGCACAAGCCAAAGGACGCATCGAACGTCTCAACCAGACTTTCCAATCACGTTTGCCAGTTGAACTTAGACGTGCTCGTATTACTTGTATGGCGGACGCGAATAAGTTCCTAAAATCCTACCTAAAGGAATTCAATGCAAGGTTCGCCCTACACTTGAATAGTACCAATTCTGTATTTGAAGTACAACCAGATATAGAAACAATCAATCAAACATTGGCAATCATTTCATCGAGAATAGTCGATCAAGGCAACTGTATCAAGTTCAAAAACAAGTATTGGATGGCCTATGACAAGGAACACAATAGAATTCCACTAAGACCTAAGATGGAGGTATTGGTTATTGAATCATTTGATCAAAAGATCTTTGTCAATGCGATGGATACACTATACATCTTAGAAGAAGTACAAGTGTTTGAAGAAAATTCGGGTGAGTTCGATAATATCATTGAAACTCCTGAGAAAAAGAAAGTATATATTCCGCCGATATCTCACCCTTGGAGGAAGTATTCATATCAATTATTTACAAAAAAGCAGAACTATTATAGCTCCGCTAATGTTCGTTAA
- a CDS encoding transposase-like zinc-binding domain-containing protein encodes MKNNKYHSHSRRKTPWDEEEEVSDVASFVRDEYRSHYFYHHRPLSETGDSKLLNKFIPQSCPYCHGKKYKRNGHTTYGLQKYKCIDCKRNFTITTGTIFQDHKLSISEWIEYLLNLFGYSSINLNSRINKNSETTSKYWLAKIFMLLSDYQKDIILSDCVMIDETYYSVIKSDIITKDKKKLRGLSKNKYCIGIGCDDQCLYCKLEGKAKTSDTKTVQAFKEHIRPYSHLIHDDEKSHHVLVQALHLKSESYKSTYLSELNDKDNPLDKINHYCDLLKKFLNAHSGFNREELQGYLNLFSFMMNPPHNKLEKVEILLKFALNYRKTMTFRGYYMKNPY; translated from the coding sequence ATGAAAAATAATAAATATCATTCTCATTCTAGGAGAAAAACACCTTGGGATGAGGAAGAAGAAGTTAGTGATGTAGCTTCTTTTGTTCGTGATGAATATAGAAGTCATTATTTCTATCATCACCGTCCTTTAAGTGAAACAGGAGATAGTAAACTGCTAAACAAGTTCATTCCTCAATCGTGCCCGTATTGCCATGGTAAGAAGTATAAGAGAAATGGTCATACCACATATGGTCTACAGAAATATAAATGCATTGACTGCAAGAGAAATTTTACGATTACAACAGGCACTATATTTCAAGACCATAAGCTTTCAATATCCGAATGGATTGAATACTTATTAAACCTATTTGGATATAGTTCGATCAATCTGAATTCCAGGATAAATAAGAACTCAGAAACCACTTCTAAATATTGGCTTGCAAAAATCTTCATGTTATTGAGTGATTATCAAAAGGATATCATTTTAAGTGACTGTGTCATGATAGATGAAACATATTATAGTGTCATCAAGAGTGATATCATCACAAAAGATAAGAAGAAACTAAGAGGTCTTTCAAAAAATAAATATTGTATTGGGATTGGGTGTGATGACCAATGTCTGTATTGCAAATTAGAAGGAAAGGCCAAGACATCGGATACCAAAACGGTACAGGCATTTAAGGAACATATCAGACCATATTCACATTTGATTCATGACGATGAAAAATCACATCATGTCCTTGTGCAGGCATTACATCTTAAAAGTGAATCATATAAATCGACATATCTATCTGAACTTAACGATAAAGATAATCCCTTAGATAAGATCAATCATTATTGTGATTTATTAAAGAAGTTTCTAAATGCCCATTCAGGATTCAACAGAGAAGAATTACAGGGATATCTGAATCTCTTCTCCTTTATGATGAATCCACCACATAACAAGCTAGAGAAGGTTGAGATTCTATTAAAGTTTGCGCTAAATTACCGCAAAACAATGACTTTTAGAGGCTACTATATGAAGAATCCCTATTAA
- a CDS encoding IS1182 family transposase — MENTINYNLTHVIDYTPYQLRLPIDLSLVIDKLDPMWSFLEIVNSINLRRFIRSHKGNQGYDPIMMMRVILFAYMNHVYSLRAIEEKCKTDIRFMYLCQDERPSFMAFQRFISNQIKGNASDIFTEVMLVICKKMKVNTRILYIDGTSMEANANKFSFVWKKTAVKTKDKTLTRIAETIGQLTKLTGVFYTESYEDTQAIGGYIVSIYLWCSKNKVQFALGKGHHKTPVQKAYEELKKLNEKLKECQERIDTCGSDRNSYSKTDHDATFMHMKYDYYNNTGVFKPGYNVQLAESDEFITHVMVSNARSDTKTFIPFMDGYEKRYQEYPGIVVADAGYGSYDNYMYCLEKDIEGYLKYQNYRYEKTAKFKKDIYRKENLLREENGKLICPQGREFVYKRDSENTKTDYPCITQVWECKTCNRCPLKKDCTKAKKREVHINPILDELKAHARKLLDSEAGVQLRQQRCIQAEGTFGVIKNDWQYNRIHRRGMENVENELYLICMGFNLMKYHQKKMRMILS; from the coding sequence ATGGAAAACACAATAAATTATAATCTAACCCACGTAATAGATTATACCCCATATCAATTACGTTTACCAATAGATTTATCATTGGTCATTGATAAACTTGATCCAATGTGGTCTTTCCTAGAGATCGTAAATAGTATCAACTTGAGGAGGTTTATCCGATCTCATAAAGGTAACCAAGGGTATGATCCTATCATGATGATGAGAGTCATCTTATTTGCGTATATGAATCATGTCTATAGTCTACGAGCCATAGAAGAAAAATGTAAGACAGATATCCGCTTTATGTATCTTTGCCAAGATGAAAGACCATCTTTCATGGCCTTTCAAAGATTCATATCGAATCAAATCAAAGGCAACGCTTCAGATATATTTACAGAGGTCATGTTGGTCATCTGTAAGAAGATGAAGGTAAATACACGTATCTTATACATCGACGGAACTTCCATGGAAGCTAATGCCAATAAGTTCAGCTTCGTATGGAAGAAGACAGCTGTAAAGACAAAAGATAAGACACTCACAAGAATAGCAGAGACAATTGGACAGCTTACAAAACTAACGGGTGTCTTTTATACAGAAAGCTATGAAGATACACAGGCTATTGGAGGATATATTGTTTCAATATACCTGTGGTGTTCAAAGAATAAAGTCCAATTCGCACTAGGGAAAGGACACCACAAGACACCAGTACAGAAGGCCTATGAGGAACTCAAAAAGCTCAATGAAAAATTGAAGGAATGCCAAGAGCGTATCGATACTTGTGGAAGTGATAGAAACAGTTATAGTAAGACAGACCATGATGCGACATTTATGCATATGAAGTATGACTACTACAACAATACAGGAGTATTCAAGCCTGGATATAACGTACAACTGGCAGAATCAGATGAATTCATCACGCATGTCATGGTAAGCAATGCCAGAAGTGATACGAAGACATTCATTCCATTCATGGACGGATATGAGAAAAGATATCAAGAATATCCAGGTATCGTCGTAGCAGATGCGGGATACGGAAGTTATGACAACTACATGTACTGTTTAGAAAAAGATATCGAAGGTTATCTCAAATATCAAAACTATCGATATGAAAAGACAGCCAAGTTCAAGAAAGACATCTATCGAAAAGAGAACCTGTTGAGAGAAGAAAACGGGAAATTGATATGCCCACAAGGTAGAGAGTTCGTATACAAACGTGATAGTGAAAATACAAAGACTGACTATCCATGCATTACACAAGTTTGGGAATGCAAGACATGTAATAGATGTCCACTCAAAAAGGACTGTACAAAAGCCAAGAAACGAGAAGTTCATATCAATCCAATCCTTGATGAACTGAAGGCACATGCGAGAAAACTGTTGGACAGTGAAGCAGGAGTACAACTAAGACAACAGAGATGTATACAAGCCGAAGGAACATTTGGAGTCATCAAGAATGATTGGCAATATAACAGAATCCATAGAAGAGGAATGGAGAATGTGGAAAACGAGCTCTATTTGATCTGTATGGGATTCAATCTGATGAAATATCACCAAAAGAAGATGAGGATGATACTATCCTAA
- a CDS encoding IS1595 family transposase translates to MKDLEIIEHYNSLDQFAKDKIDRELIDLVNAKKESRNYCIKVCPKCGSVNSRFTKGGKANSGKPMLQCSSCHKRFTIDYGQLTHYSHQDESKWDLLITDTFAQVPIEKTAATLDISTYTVWRTRMKLLHMFEELLNTTVVSGEIELDEKYLLNSHKGEKIAGVGPRKRGGSASKRGLSNEQICLPTAVQRNGTAVLKATNTATPTSRDIMKLADNIGEHSMAWLDGKAAYSCLLEEKHCEKRIMKDHTCYTSIDHLNNVNAFHSLIKKWYKKYGGVASKYLNRYAALFVLVREYSGCDVQEILLFIKKRMHQITDFFRIVDMKSEDVFIY, encoded by the coding sequence ATGAAAGACTTAGAAATTATTGAACATTACAATTCCTTAGATCAATTTGCTAAAGATAAAATCGACAGAGAGCTGATTGACCTGGTAAATGCAAAGAAAGAATCCAGAAACTACTGTATTAAAGTGTGTCCTAAATGTGGCTCTGTTAATTCTCGTTTTACAAAAGGCGGAAAGGCAAATAGTGGTAAACCAATGCTTCAATGCAGTAGCTGTCATAAACGCTTTACTATTGATTATGGCCAGCTTACACATTATTCACATCAGGATGAATCTAAATGGGATCTGTTAATCACAGATACATTTGCACAGGTTCCTATAGAAAAAACAGCAGCTACGCTGGATATCAGTACATATACTGTATGGCGTACGAGAATGAAACTACTTCACATGTTTGAAGAACTTCTGAATACTACAGTAGTATCCGGAGAGATTGAGTTAGATGAAAAGTATCTTCTCAATTCTCATAAAGGCGAAAAGATAGCAGGTGTTGGACCTAGAAAACGTGGCGGCTCAGCTTCAAAGCGTGGATTATCTAATGAACAAATATGTTTACCAACAGCAGTGCAGAGAAACGGCACTGCTGTTTTAAAAGCTACGAATACTGCTACTCCAACCAGTAGAGACATAATGAAGCTTGCAGACAATATTGGGGAGCACAGTATGGCGTGGCTTGATGGCAAAGCAGCATATAGTTGTCTTTTAGAAGAGAAGCACTGTGAAAAGAGAATCATGAAAGATCATACATGTTATACATCCATTGATCATTTGAATAACGTAAATGCGTTTCATTCACTGATAAAAAAGTGGTACAAGAAGTATGGAGGTGTTGCCAGTAAATATCTGAACAGATATGCAGCACTATTTGTTCTTGTTAGAGAATACAGTGGATGTGATGTTCAGGAGATTCTTCTATTCATCAAGAAAAGAATGCATCAGATAACTGACTTCTTCCGTATTGTAGATATGAAATCAGAAGATGTATTCATTTATTGA
- a CDS encoding DegV family protein: MNKYVIATSSTSDLPAEYLKEHNIPFISYTYTIDDEVYIDDCTEESRKFLMASMRAGKQPNTSQITEYAYYEFLKEILEAGNDVLFVDMTRALSSSINNAERAIKSLSEEFPDRKISLLDSYCVTGGLALFLKQLVKCHEEGWDYDQVVEWGNAHKFEYIHRFMVEDLQWLRRGGRLSNASALLGTILSIKPLIYIPDSGKLVSFKQVRGRKKALHSLIDSCADDIADYTKDEEILIIHADAYEDAVAFRNDFIKTYPQFKDAKISIMQLGPVIGSHVGPDFMAITYHGKHRLNIEK; this comes from the coding sequence ATGAATAAATATGTGATCGCAACATCCTCTACTTCGGATTTGCCAGCAGAGTACCTAAAAGAACACAATATCCCCTTTATCTCATATACATACACAATTGATGATGAAGTTTATATAGATGATTGCACAGAAGAAAGTCGTAAATTTTTAATGGCTTCCATGCGTGCAGGTAAACAACCAAATACATCTCAAATCACAGAATATGCGTACTATGAATTCTTAAAAGAAATTCTTGAGGCAGGTAACGATGTCCTATTCGTCGATATGACACGTGCTCTATCCTCTTCTATTAATAACGCAGAACGCGCAATTAAGAGTCTAAGCGAAGAATTCCCTGATCGTAAGATCAGCTTATTAGATAGTTATTGTGTTACAGGTGGTCTTGCTCTCTTCTTAAAGCAATTAGTAAAGTGCCATGAAGAAGGATGGGATTATGATCAAGTTGTGGAATGGGGAAATGCACATAAGTTTGAGTACATTCACCGTTTCATGGTTGAAGACTTACAATGGTTAAGACGTGGCGGAAGATTATCCAACGCTTCTGCCCTACTTGGAACAATTCTATCTATCAAACCACTCATCTATATTCCCGATAGCGGAAAGCTTGTTTCCTTTAAACAAGTGCGCGGCAGAAAGAAAGCACTGCATTCATTAATCGATTCATGTGCAGACGACATCGCAGATTATACAAAAGATGAAGAAATCTTAATCATCCACGCAGATGCATACGAAGATGCAGTCGCATTCCGCAATGACTTCATCAAAACCTATCCACAATTCAAGGATGCAAAGATTTCAATCATGCAATTAGGACCTGTCATCGGAAGTCATGTAGGTCCAGATTTCATGGCAATTACATACCATGGTAAACACAGATTAAATATTGAAAAGTAA